One stretch of Chryseobacterium fluminis DNA includes these proteins:
- a CDS encoding non-ribosomal peptide synthetase: MNAKEELDSFHLASKYWKKKVLNRDKNIKLLKKKECTSHIRINREDLSYFNQITADNQIAQYTVITAIYSFLLKRLIREFDGYLASNCLDQYNSLLLSLPVDLNMPFKDYLQKVKEEILESLTHSNKYNVNENDNVIDLNSFSNFSINVNSENDINGSGILFDLKINENMDMDIHIIFDEYFIKKEIIDYLAQHFTHFIINLKKYITSDLSSYSLLTEEEEDKLMVDFNATETVYPKDKTIAALFEEQVKKTPQNISVIFGETELTYSELNQKANRFANYISSQYKINAGDIVGVHLPKSDLGIISFLAILKLGGVYLPIDTNYPLERINYLIKDSGLKLLINDGTHTLNIDDCDLISAHSLVWDKYDAANINTVISPKDLAYIIYTSGSTGMPKGVMIEHHSAINMFVDQIRAFEITDEDKVVLFASMSFDASISEILMALNSGAALGIPSEDEIKDRDRFVAFLKAFQATVVTFPPSYLGLLSNDDVSGLRCVITAGESANPSVALSITELGIDYYNAYGPTECTVCVSIYKVMKDDFNKSIIPIGKPIANTKIYILDEGLQPVPIGVSGKIYVSGAGLARGYWDKPELTREKFIANPFLDQEQMYDTGDLGCWLSDGTIEFQGRMDQQVKLRGFRIELGEIENTILQYAKDLKQAVVEVKEHNHEKVLVAYLVAGSILDKSDLRSFLQSKLPDHMIPGFYVSLERLPLTPNGKIDKKSLPELSGVDLIRKTYVAPRSKTEETLVKIWEEVLNIEKIGIHDDFFELGGHSLIVGQIINRINKNLGKTISFKTFFSNATIEKIAAQLQDNNYLPILKAPDAESYPLTASQNRLWILSQLEGGSLAYNMPAAVKFNGALDIDKFEEAFKRLINRHEILKTYFKTNNEGEVQQYILPENQLNFKIVQEDYSSTENQEERVRNYLSERNREIFDLENAPLIRAFLIKLRKDEYVFFLSMHHIIGDGWTIELIINEIAKTYNALRQDKTIEQPELKIQYKDYALWINDELQHEKYRASETYWLNQFSGQIPVLDLPSCKTRPLVQTYNGDVVKHTFSQEFSEKVNRFSKENDVTLFMTLMSGINTLLYRYTGQDDIILGTPVAGREHPDLENQLGLFLNTLAIRTQIKEKVSFLDLIVDQKETLLEAYDHQNYPFDLLISKLNLKRDTGRSALFDVLVVLQSQSQLNNINTEELSDIEISYFDFNNKTTQVDISFRFVETDSLHLVIEFNTDIYEGYLIEKMFSHFENLLTQLLENPLAAVEQINYLSEEELNQILINFNNTEVHYPKEQTVVSLFQAQVFKTPGKEALRDGNRSYSYSELDILSGRIAEHLITVYGDKDPSPIAVLLERSANLVVVLLGILKSGRPYIPLDPAFPKDRLRYIIANSQSQLLFTHKNYSLDNLEDNVTVLELENILEEINDFKGVVTRAILPQDTAYIIYTSGSTGNPKGVEIGHQSLVNFLTSIQRSPGVDVNDLFFSVTTYSFDISILEFFVPLISGALLYVADKHVLADPNLIIKRIEEVKPTIIQATPSFYQMLFNADWQGDKRLKILCGGDLLSEALAADLIDKSSEVWNMYGPTETTIWSSMKKIESAEDASKIGTPIHNTRFYILDPYLNPMPVNIAGAIYIAGDGLAKGYYNNEELTKEKFIANPFNSGTLLYETGDVGKWNEKGEIVFSGRNDSQVKIRGYRIELGDIETQLNQINGIKAAVVIAKKEDLQEAFLAAYVLKGEEEIDLEKIMAHLQMNLPYYMIPNVIIPLEEFPLTPNQKIDRKALPSISSEDIFRKKYVAPQSEIEKGLALIWEDVLGVKNIGVTDDFFELGGHSLLLGQVINRIQKLLGGSVGYKDFFTHPTIFGLSKVIEISTYVTIPNVEESESYPLTPSQNRLWVLSQLEGGELAYNMPAAVILKGIIDINKFQEAFLKLIARHEILRTSLRANHEGEISQFIVPVQQVEFKISKQDFLLSNDKEKSVEDYLVQENNKIFDLEKAPLMRASFIRLESDTYMFFLSLHHVICDGWSLEVIISEVIKIYNALTLEKESELPELNIQYKDYAVWLNDGLPQGKYKLSEQYWLQQFKGELPVLDLPSFKMRPLNQTYNGNNITYQFSKDFLEKLKVFSVKQDVTLFMTLMTGINSLLHAYTGQDDIIIGTPIAGRDHPDLENQIGLYLNTLAIRTVFEKNISFLDLLEKQKEILLGAYEHQNYPFDELVSQLNLKRDHSRSALFDVLVVLQNQSQLNNLGNEELVNLEVSNYKVPRTSSQFDISFTFIETTVLELTIEYNTDIYDAYLIERMFSHFEKILIESITDPESTVQKIQYLNDEEKRKLLVDFNATQAVYPREKTIVDLFEEQVAENPDNIAVLFQEKVFTYADLNKKVNQLAFYLRENYAIQPNDFVGIKLERSEKMIIAILGVLKSGAAYIPIDINYPEQRIDYIERNSNSKLVIDESELERCLQNSENYSKNNLQKIHTPNDLAYVIYTSGSTGNPKGVMIENSSLTNYLIWAKDYYLTKDLTNTNFGLFTSLSFDLTITSLFLPLISGGCLQIAEPTSNVIEIFQNYLESDISCIKLTPAHINALEGLGLRSDKIELAIVGGEELRKDHIEILKSINPAIRIINEYGPTETTVGCTIYEVTSTEEPILIGRPIANTSIYIVDEFNNIQTEGITGEICIGGSGLARGYLNRADLTAEKFVSNPFQEGTMIYKTGDLGKWLPNGNIVFSGRKDQQVKLRGYRIELSEIESAITQFSEDIKQAIVELKEVNSDKSLVSYMVANHNIDTAQLIEFLQTKLPNYMIPGFYITMDSFPLTPNGKIDRASLPGISDHNIIKKEYIAPRNETEKTLVGLWKKVLAVDNIGVLDNFFELGGHSLKAMKLIGLINTEFKIKLVINDLFKNMVLEDQAVLIENISDLYVSDGENNQNNSETEIFSI, encoded by the coding sequence ATGAATGCAAAGGAAGAATTAGATAGTTTTCATTTGGCTTCAAAGTATTGGAAAAAAAAGGTATTAAACAGAGATAAAAATATCAAACTTCTAAAGAAAAAAGAATGTACTTCACATATTAGAATTAATAGAGAAGATCTCTCCTATTTTAATCAAATTACAGCGGATAATCAAATAGCACAATATACGGTTATAACTGCTATTTACTCTTTTCTATTAAAGAGGTTGATACGTGAGTTTGATGGTTATCTTGCCTCAAATTGTCTAGATCAGTACAATTCACTGCTTCTTTCGCTTCCTGTAGACTTAAATATGCCTTTTAAGGATTATCTTCAAAAAGTTAAAGAGGAAATTCTAGAGAGTTTAACTCATTCTAATAAATATAATGTTAATGAGAATGATAATGTAATCGATTTAAATAGCTTTTCAAATTTTAGCATTAATGTAAATTCTGAAAATGATATCAATGGTAGCGGGATTTTATTTGATCTTAAAATCAATGAAAATATGGATATGGATATTCATATTATTTTTGATGAATATTTTATAAAAAAAGAAATTATAGATTATCTGGCTCAGCATTTTACTCATTTTATAATCAATTTAAAAAAATATATAACCTCTGATTTATCCTCATATTCTCTATTAACAGAAGAGGAAGAAGATAAACTAATGGTAGATTTTAATGCTACCGAAACTGTTTATCCCAAAGATAAAACGATTGCTGCATTATTTGAAGAACAGGTAAAGAAAACTCCTCAGAATATTTCAGTTATATTTGGAGAAACAGAATTAACTTATTCAGAATTAAATCAAAAGGCTAATCGATTTGCAAATTATATTTCTTCTCAATATAAAATAAATGCCGGAGATATTGTTGGTGTTCATCTGCCTAAATCTGATTTGGGAATAATTTCTTTCCTGGCAATTTTAAAATTAGGTGGGGTATATCTGCCAATTGATACCAACTATCCTCTTGAAAGAATTAACTACTTAATAAAAGATAGTGGTTTAAAATTACTGATTAATGATGGAACCCATACACTAAATATTGATGACTGTGATCTAATATCTGCACATTCGCTAGTGTGGGACAAGTATGACGCAGCTAATATTAATACGGTTATTTCTCCTAAAGATTTGGCTTATATAATTTATACATCCGGTTCCACGGGAATGCCAAAAGGAGTTATGATTGAGCACCACAGTGCAATAAATATGTTTGTGGATCAGATTAGAGCCTTTGAAATTACAGATGAAGATAAGGTAGTACTGTTTGCTTCCATGTCTTTTGATGCCTCAATATCAGAGATTTTAATGGCTTTAAACAGTGGGGCTGCATTAGGGATTCCTTCAGAAGATGAAATTAAAGATAGAGACCGGTTTGTAGCTTTTTTAAAAGCATTCCAGGCAACAGTTGTTACTTTTCCTCCAAGCTATTTAGGATTATTGTCAAATGATGATGTTTCAGGATTGAGATGTGTGATAACAGCAGGAGAATCTGCGAATCCTTCTGTGGCTTTAAGCATTACTGAACTTGGTATAGATTATTATAATGCCTATGGTCCTACGGAATGCACGGTATGCGTTTCTATATATAAAGTAATGAAGGATGATTTTAATAAATCAATCATTCCGATCGGGAAGCCAATTGCTAATACGAAGATTTATATTTTAGATGAAGGACTACAACCTGTACCAATTGGAGTGTCCGGAAAAATATATGTTTCAGGGGCTGGTTTGGCGAGAGGATATTGGGATAAACCAGAACTTACCAGGGAAAAATTTATTGCAAATCCATTTCTAGACCAGGAGCAGATGTATGATACGGGAGATCTTGGCTGCTGGTTGTCAGACGGAACTATTGAGTTTCAGGGGAGAATGGATCAACAGGTAAAATTGCGTGGCTTTAGAATCGAACTTGGAGAAATTGAAAACACAATTCTACAATATGCTAAAGATTTAAAACAGGCAGTAGTAGAAGTTAAAGAGCATAATCATGAGAAGGTACTGGTTGCCTACTTAGTGGCAGGTAGCATTCTAGATAAATCAGATTTACGCAGTTTTTTACAAAGCAAATTACCAGATCATATGATTCCGGGGTTTTATGTTTCATTGGAAAGATTACCACTGACACCCAATGGAAAAATTGATAAAAAATCTTTACCAGAGTTATCCGGCGTTGATCTCATAAGAAAAACCTATGTTGCTCCACGAAGTAAAACAGAGGAGACCCTAGTCAAAATCTGGGAGGAAGTTTTAAATATTGAAAAAATTGGAATTCATGATGATTTTTTTGAATTAGGTGGACACAGTTTAATAGTAGGGCAGATAATCAATAGAATAAATAAAAACTTAGGGAAAACAATATCTTTTAAGACATTTTTTTCAAATGCCACTATTGAAAAGATTGCAGCACAATTACAGGATAATAATTATTTGCCAATTTTAAAAGCTCCAGATGCAGAGTCTTATCCTTTAACGGCATCTCAAAATAGATTATGGATATTGAGCCAGCTTGAAGGTGGTTCATTGGCTTATAATATGCCTGCTGCAGTGAAATTTAATGGAGCTCTTGATATCGATAAATTTGAAGAAGCATTTAAAAGACTGATAAATCGTCATGAAATTTTAAAAACTTATTTTAAAACAAATAATGAAGGAGAAGTTCAGCAATATATATTGCCGGAAAATCAGTTAAACTTTAAAATTGTACAGGAAGATTATAGCTCCACAGAAAATCAGGAAGAAAGAGTTAGAAATTATTTATCTGAAAGAAATAGAGAAATTTTTGATTTAGAAAATGCCCCGCTTATACGTGCTTTTTTAATTAAGCTAAGAAAAGATGAATATGTGTTTTTCTTGTCAATGCATCATATTATTGGAGATGGCTGGACAATTGAGTTAATTATAAACGAAATTGCAAAAACATATAATGCCTTAAGACAAGATAAGACGATTGAGCAGCCTGAATTAAAAATTCAATATAAAGATTATGCTTTATGGATAAATGATGAGTTGCAGCATGAAAAATATCGAGCATCTGAAACCTATTGGCTGAATCAATTTTCAGGGCAGATCCCCGTTTTAGATTTGCCAAGTTGTAAAACCCGTCCATTAGTTCAAACATACAATGGAGATGTGGTAAAACATACTTTTAGTCAAGAATTTTCAGAAAAAGTAAACCGCTTTTCCAAGGAAAATGACGTGACGTTGTTTATGACTTTAATGTCTGGAATTAATACTTTATTGTATAGATATACTGGTCAGGATGACATTATTTTGGGTACTCCTGTAGCAGGAAGAGAACATCCGGATTTAGAGAATCAATTAGGACTGTTTTTAAATACACTTGCAATACGAACTCAAATCAAAGAGAAAGTTAGTTTTTTAGATTTAATTGTTGACCAAAAAGAAACTTTATTAGAAGCATATGATCATCAAAATTATCCTTTTGATTTGTTAATAAGCAAATTAAATTTAAAACGGGATACAGGTCGCTCTGCTTTATTTGATGTTTTGGTAGTATTACAAAGTCAGTCACAATTAAATAATATAAATACCGAAGAATTATCGGATATAGAAATAAGCTATTTTGACTTCAATAACAAAACAACACAGGTTGATATTAGTTTTAGATTTGTTGAAACGGATTCGTTACATCTTGTAATAGAGTTTAATACAGATATTTATGAAGGGTATTTAATAGAAAAAATGTTTTCTCATTTTGAGAATCTTCTTACTCAATTACTAGAAAATCCTCTGGCTGCTGTTGAGCAGATCAATTATTTATCAGAAGAAGAATTAAATCAAATACTAATAAATTTTAATAACACAGAAGTACATTATCCCAAAGAACAAACAGTAGTCAGTCTATTTCAGGCCCAGGTATTTAAAACTCCTGGTAAAGAAGCATTAAGGGACGGGAACAGGTCCTATTCGTATTCTGAACTCGATATTTTATCGGGCCGGATAGCAGAGCATCTCATTACGGTTTATGGCGATAAAGACCCATCTCCCATTGCTGTTTTATTGGAAAGATCCGCAAATTTGGTCGTTGTTTTATTGGGAATATTAAAATCCGGAAGACCCTATATTCCATTAGATCCGGCATTTCCAAAAGACAGATTACGTTATATTATAGCAAATAGCCAGAGTCAACTGCTTTTTACTCACAAGAATTATAGCCTGGATAATCTGGAGGATAATGTAACTGTATTGGAATTAGAAAATATTCTCGAAGAAATAAATGATTTTAAAGGTGTTGTCACCAGAGCCATTTTACCACAAGATACTGCGTATATAATTTATACCTCAGGTTCTACGGGAAACCCTAAAGGCGTTGAAATTGGACATCAGTCATTGGTTAATTTCCTGACAAGTATTCAGAGGTCTCCGGGAGTAGATGTTAATGATCTATTTTTTTCAGTAACCACCTATTCGTTTGATATTTCAATATTAGAGTTCTTTGTACCCTTGATTTCAGGAGCTCTTTTATATGTAGCGGATAAACATGTTTTAGCCGATCCCAATTTAATTATAAAAAGAATTGAGGAAGTAAAACCCACCATCATTCAGGCTACACCAAGTTTTTATCAAATGCTTTTTAATGCAGACTGGCAAGGGGATAAAAGATTAAAAATACTGTGTGGAGGAGATTTATTAAGTGAAGCATTAGCTGCTGATTTGATTGATAAAAGCTCAGAAGTCTGGAATATGTACGGTCCTACAGAAACTACCATATGGTCCAGCATGAAAAAAATAGAATCTGCGGAAGATGCTTCAAAAATTGGAACACCAATCCATAATACCCGGTTCTATATTCTCGATCCCTATTTAAATCCGATGCCTGTCAATATTGCCGGTGCAATTTATATAGCAGGAGATGGGCTTGCAAAGGGATATTATAACAATGAGGAACTGACAAAGGAAAAGTTTATTGCCAATCCTTTTAACTCAGGAACCTTATTGTACGAAACGGGAGATGTGGGAAAATGGAATGAAAAGGGAGAAATTGTTTTTTCAGGTCGCAATGACAGTCAGGTTAAAATCAGAGGTTATCGAATTGAACTGGGAGATATAGAGACTCAGTTAAATCAAATCAATGGGATAAAAGCAGCCGTTGTTATTGCAAAAAAAGAAGACCTACAGGAAGCTTTTCTGGCAGCGTATGTTTTAAAAGGTGAAGAAGAAATAGATCTTGAAAAGATTATGGCTCATTTACAGATGAACCTGCCCTACTATATGATACCCAATGTGATTATTCCATTAGAAGAATTTCCATTAACTCCAAATCAAAAAATTGACAGAAAAGCGCTTCCGTCAATATCGTCAGAAGATATTTTCCGGAAAAAATACGTAGCACCGCAAAGTGAAATTGAAAAAGGACTGGCCTTAATCTGGGAGGATGTATTAGGCGTCAAAAATATTGGAGTTACAGACGATTTCTTTGAATTAGGAGGACACAGTCTATTATTAGGACAGGTGATAAACAGAATTCAGAAATTATTGGGAGGTTCTGTAGGCTATAAAGACTTTTTTACCCATCCTACTATTTTCGGTTTAAGCAAGGTCATCGAGATCAGTACTTATGTTACAATTCCAAATGTAGAAGAATCAGAATCTTATCCTTTAACACCTTCTCAAAACAGATTATGGGTTTTAAGCCAGTTAGAAGGAGGGGAATTGGCTTATAATATGCCTGCAGCAGTTATATTAAAAGGAATAATTGATATCAATAAATTTCAGGAAGCATTTCTTAAATTAATAGCTCGGCATGAGATATTAAGAACTTCATTGAGAGCCAATCATGAAGGAGAAATTTCTCAGTTTATTGTTCCTGTGCAGCAGGTAGAATTTAAAATTTCAAAACAGGATTTTTTACTTTCAAATGATAAAGAAAAGTCAGTTGAAGATTATTTAGTACAAGAAAATAACAAAATATTTGATTTGGAAAAGGCACCCCTGATGAGAGCTTCTTTTATCAGGTTAGAATCTGATACTTATATGTTTTTCTTATCTCTGCATCATGTCATTTGTGATGGATGGTCTCTAGAAGTTATAATATCTGAAGTTATAAAAATTTACAATGCGCTGACGCTGGAAAAAGAAAGTGAATTACCAGAATTAAATATTCAATATAAAGATTATGCTGTGTGGTTAAATGACGGTTTACCACAAGGGAAATATAAGCTTTCAGAGCAGTATTGGCTGCAGCAGTTTAAGGGAGAATTGCCAGTATTGGACTTACCAAGTTTTAAAATGCGTCCACTAAATCAGACATATAATGGGAATAATATCACCTATCAATTTTCAAAGGATTTTCTGGAAAAGTTAAAAGTATTTTCTGTAAAACAGGACGTTACTTTATTTATGACATTAATGACGGGTATTAATAGCTTATTGCATGCATATACAGGTCAGGATGATATTATAATAGGAACTCCAATTGCAGGAAGAGACCATCCGGATTTAGAAAATCAAATTGGCCTGTATTTAAATACGCTTGCAATTCGTACGGTGTTTGAAAAAAATATTTCTTTCTTAGACTTATTAGAAAAACAAAAAGAAATTTTACTTGGGGCATATGAACACCAAAATTATCCGTTTGATGAACTGGTAAGTCAATTAAATTTAAAAAGAGATCATAGCCGTTCAGCTTTATTTGATGTTTTAGTAGTATTGCAAAATCAGTCACAATTAAATAACCTGGGTAATGAAGAGCTGGTAAATCTTGAGGTCAGTAATTACAAGGTTCCGAGAACATCTTCTCAGTTCGATATCAGTTTTACTTTTATTGAAACCACTGTTTTAGAGTTAACCATAGAATATAATACAGATATCTATGATGCTTATCTTATTGAAAGAATGTTTTCTCATTTTGAAAAAATTCTGATAGAATCAATAACAGACCCCGAATCAACAGTTCAAAAAATTCAGTATTTAAATGACGAAGAAAAAAGAAAGTTATTAGTAGATTTTAATGCTACTCAAGCGGTTTATCCACGGGAAAAAACCATTGTTGATTTATTTGAAGAACAGGTGGCTGAAAATCCGGATAATATTGCTGTTTTATTTCAGGAAAAGGTATTTACATATGCAGATTTAAATAAAAAAGTAAATCAACTGGCTTTTTATTTAAGAGAAAATTATGCTATACAACCCAATGATTTTGTTGGGATTAAATTAGAGAGAAGCGAGAAAATGATTATCGCTATTTTAGGGGTCTTAAAATCAGGTGCGGCTTATATCCCGATCGATATAAACTATCCGGAACAAAGGATTGATTACATAGAAAGAAATAGTAACAGCAAACTTGTTATTGATGAATCAGAATTGGAAAGATGCCTTCAGAATTCGGAAAATTATTCAAAGAATAACCTTCAAAAAATTCATACTCCAAATGATTTAGCCTATGTTATTTATACTTCAGGTTCAACGGGAAATCCGAAAGGTGTAATGATTGAGAACAGCTCTCTGACCAATTATCTTATTTGGGCAAAAGATTATTATTTAACAAAGGATTTAACGAATACAAATTTTGGTCTATTTACTTCATTATCATTTGATTTAACCATTACCAGTTTGTTTTTACCCCTCATTAGCGGAGGATGTTTGCAAATAGCAGAACCAACCAGCAATGTGATCGAAATTTTTCAGAACTACTTAGAGAGCGATATATCCTGCATAAAGCTGACGCCTGCGCATATTAATGCTTTAGAGGGGCTAGGTTTAAGATCAGACAAAATTGAATTGGCAATTGTTGGTGGGGAAGAACTTAGAAAAGACCACATTGAAATATTAAAAAGTATCAATCCGGCAATTAGAATTATTAACGAATATGGCCCAACAGAAACTACGGTGGGATGTACCATTTATGAGGTGACATCTACGGAAGAGCCTATTTTAATTGGTCGTCCTATCGCCAATACTTCTATTTATATTGTTGATGAATTCAATAATATACAGACCGAAGGAATCACAGGAGAAATTTGTATTGGAGGTTCAGGTCTGGCAAGAGGGTATTTGAACCGTGCAGATTTAACGGCAGAAAAATTTGTTTCTAATCCATTTCAGGAAGGAACGATGATTTACAAAACAGGTGATTTGGGAAAATGGCTGCCTAATGGTAATATAGTGTTTTCAGGAAGAAAAGACCAGCAGGTCAAACTTCGTGGATACCGAATAGAACTAAGCGAAATAGAATCTGCGATCACACAGTTTTCTGAAGATATTAAACAAGCAATAGTAGAATTAAAGGAGGTGAACTCAGACAAATCTCTAGTTTCTTACATGGTTGCTAATCATAATATTGATACTGCTCAACTCATAGAATTTCTCCAGACAAAACTGCCTAATTACATGATTCCTGGCTTTTATATAACCATGGATAGCTTTCCTTTGACTCCTAATGGAAAAATAGACAGAGCGTCGTTACCGGGCATATCTGACCATAATATAATTAAGAAAGAATACATAGCACCAAGAAATGAAACGGAAAAAACATTAGTTGGATTATGGAAGAAAGTTTTAGCAGTTGACAATATCGGTGTTTTAGATAATTTCTTCGAATTAGGAGGACATAGCTTAAAAGCAATGAAATTAATAGGCCTTATCAATACTGAATTTAAAATAAAACTGGTTATAAATGATTTGTTTAAAAATATGGTATTAGAAGATCAGGCTGTACTTATAGAAAATATCAGTGATTTATATGTTTCTGATGGAGAGAATAATCAGAATAACAGTGAAACTGAAATTTTCTCTATTTGA
- a CDS encoding SDR family oxidoreductase: MFDSLKGKVALVTGGTKGIGKAIADKLSANGALVVITARTEAKDTAGSHHFIAADHTQADSAGCIAREIMEKYGKIDIIVNNAGANSSPGGGFSTLEDEDWFRDWELNFRSVVRINKALLPAMLEQKEGTIINISTGAAKQPIWEMTMSYSSAKAALNAYSKALANELGPKGIRVNTVSPGVVKTPLMHEFIENIAQQSGASFEDSFQNIIDTVGVPVGRMAEPEEVANIVAFLASSEARYITGTNISVDGGASPTV, encoded by the coding sequence ATGTTTGATTCTCTCAAAGGAAAAGTTGCCCTCGTAACCGGAGGTACGAAAGGAATAGGAAAAGCCATTGCCGATAAACTCAGCGCAAACGGAGCACTGGTGGTAATCACTGCCCGCACAGAAGCAAAAGACACTGCCGGCAGCCATCATTTTATTGCTGCTGACCATACACAGGCAGACAGTGCAGGCTGCATTGCCAGGGAAATTATGGAAAAGTACGGTAAGATAGACATCATCGTAAACAATGCCGGTGCAAATTCAAGTCCCGGCGGTGGTTTCAGCACATTGGAAGATGAGGACTGGTTCAGAGACTGGGAACTTAATTTCAGGTCTGTCGTTCGCATCAATAAAGCGTTACTTCCTGCGATGCTTGAACAGAAAGAGGGCACTATTATCAATATATCCACCGGAGCTGCAAAACAGCCTATCTGGGAGATGACGATGTCTTATTCGTCGGCAAAAGCTGCTTTGAATGCGTACAGCAAAGCATTGGCGAATGAATTAGGACCCAAAGGGATCAGGGTGAATACGGTTTCGCCGGGTGTTGTCAAAACACCGCTCATGCATGAGTTTATTGAGAACATCGCTCAGCAGTCCGGGGCCAGTTTTGAAGATTCTTTTCAGAATATCATCGATACGGTCGGCGTGCCGGTAGGAAGGATGGCGGAACCTGAAGAAGTGGCCAACATCGTGGCATTTCTTGCCTCTTCCGAAGCCCGGTACATTACAGGAACCAATATTTCTGTGGATGGCGGGGCCTCGCCTACGGTGTAA
- a CDS encoding winged helix-turn-helix transcriptional regulator — protein MYTNNLNVTFTAYQTVMNKEKIEKSENKCELQKILDIIGGKWSMSIIYALLSGKKRFKELERMIPGISTRMLVKELKNMEENGIVIRKAFATVPPTVEYSLTVKGSKLETSINELYKWGLEYVKD, from the coding sequence ATGTATACTAATAACCTCAATGTAACTTTTACTGCTTATCAGACCGTTATGAACAAAGAAAAAATTGAAAAATCTGAAAATAAATGTGAGCTTCAGAAAATATTGGACATTATTGGAGGAAAATGGTCGATGTCTATTATTTATGCCCTGCTTTCCGGAAAGAAACGCTTTAAGGAACTGGAAAGGATGATCCCGGGAATCAGTACGAGAATGCTCGTAAAGGAGCTGAAGAATATGGAGGAAAATGGGATTGTCATTCGCAAAGCTTTTGCAACGGTTCCCCCGACTGTTGAATATTCATTAACCGTTAAGGGCAGCAAATTGGAAACCAGCATCAATGAACTTTACAAATGGGGGCTGGAATATGTGAAGGACTGA
- a CDS encoding aldo/keto reductase encodes MSEITKIQLGQNGPMVSKLGLGCMRMSSIWGGPAPDEAESIATIHQALDSGINFLNTGDFYGAGHNEMLIGKAIKGRRDEAFISVKFGAIFHNGQWIGLDLRPVAIKNFVNYSLTRLGIETIDLYQPSRIDDSVPVEDIIGTIAGLVEEGKVRHIGVSEITSDQLRTANSVYPISALEFGYSLADRQIEDDLLPVAKELGISVVAFANTAEGLLSGDLQAPVSANDYRNHFSRFQGENLIHNLEKVEVLKQIARKKDCTPTQLAIAWVKEQGRNIMPLVSMSRRSRLPENIAAMDIVFTGDEMNILNATFAKGAIHGSTYLQR; translated from the coding sequence ATGTCAGAAATTACAAAAATTCAGTTGGGCCAGAACGGCCCTATGGTATCAAAGCTGGGTCTTGGATGCATGCGCATGTCTTCGATTTGGGGCGGACCTGCTCCTGACGAAGCGGAAAGCATAGCAACCATTCATCAGGCTCTGGACAGCGGGATCAACTTCCTGAATACCGGAGATTTTTACGGTGCAGGCCATAATGAGATGCTCATCGGAAAAGCCATTAAGGGAAGACGGGATGAGGCTTTTATCAGTGTGAAATTCGGAGCCATCTTTCACAATGGCCAATGGATAGGGCTTGATCTCCGTCCGGTAGCCATTAAGAATTTCGTCAACTACTCGCTGACCCGCCTTGGAATCGAGACCATCGACCTCTACCAGCCGAGCAGAATAGATGACAGTGTTCCGGTAGAGGATATCATAGGAACGATCGCCGGCCTGGTAGAGGAAGGTAAAGTGCGCCATATCGGAGTTTCTGAAATCACTTCTGATCAGCTTCGTACGGCCAACAGCGTCTATCCTATCAGTGCATTGGAGTTCGGCTACTCTTTGGCAGACCGTCAGATCGAAGATGACCTGTTACCTGTGGCTAAAGAATTGGGGATCAGCGTCGTGGCTTTTGCCAATACTGCTGAAGGTCTTCTGTCAGGAGATCTGCAGGCGCCCGTATCTGCAAATGATTACAGAAACCACTTCTCCCGCTTTCAGGGCGAAAACCTTATCCATAATCTAGAAAAAGTGGAGGTGCTGAAACAGATAGCCCGTAAAAAGGACTGCACCCCTACACAGCTTGCCATCGCATGGGTAAAAGAACAGGGCCGAAACATCATGCCATTGGTAAGTATGAGCCGCAGATCAAGACTGCCTGAAAACATCGCTGCAATGGATATTGTATTTACAGGAGATGAGATGAACATTTTAAACGCTACATTTGCAAAAGGTGCCATCCACGGCAGCACTTATTTACAAAGATAA